Proteins encoded in a region of the Methanobrevibacter millerae genome:
- the argJ gene encoding bifunctional ornithine acetyltransferase/N-acetylglutamate synthase: MDFIRDVDGGFSIIENVKVSGAREGKYGVTVILAPNSTASAVFTTNKVVAAPVTYTKNVVKNGIVSAVVVNSGNANCFTGKKGIEDCEELVNIVSKDLKVPAGEIAICSTGVIGREMPMDIISKVAYESISKLDNKPENSLAAAKAIMTTDTFPKEEAVEVTLSDGEVIKIAGITKGSGMIAPNMATMLSFIVTDAVISQKAIKKALTKATDLSFNMIVVDGDESTNDTCMMLANGSSGVDVETDSGIDPNFQEGLNHICINLAKKMARDGEGASKFIEANVKGAESFDDAKLAAKAIVTSPLFKSAVFGGDPNWGRIVSAIGYSGSELNPDIVTIAIADDEDEVDLVRKGEILAFDGTTYLERAEKIMQSKNVTVKINMFLGDGEATAWGCDLTYDYVKINAEYTT; the protein is encoded by the coding sequence ATGGATTTCATTAGGGATGTTGATGGTGGTTTTTCCATTATTGAGAATGTCAAAGTTTCAGGAGCACGTGAAGGTAAATATGGGGTCACGGTGATTTTAGCACCAAACAGCACTGCTTCAGCAGTTTTCACTACAAATAAAGTCGTTGCAGCACCAGTGACATATACAAAAAATGTTGTAAAGAATGGAATTGTTTCTGCTGTTGTAGTAAATAGTGGGAATGCAAATTGTTTTACTGGTAAAAAAGGAATTGAAGACTGCGAAGAATTGGTGAATATTGTTTCAAAAGATTTGAAAGTTCCTGCGGGTGAAATTGCAATTTGTTCAACGGGTGTTATTGGTCGTGAAATGCCGATGGACATTATATCTAAGGTAGCTTATGAATCTATTTCTAAATTGGACAATAAACCTGAAAACTCTTTGGCAGCTGCAAAAGCTATCATGACAACAGATACTTTTCCAAAAGAAGAAGCTGTTGAAGTTACTTTATCTGATGGTGAAGTTATTAAAATTGCAGGTATCACTAAAGGTAGTGGTATGATTGCTCCAAATATGGCAACAATGTTGTCTTTTATTGTGACTGATGCAGTAATCTCTCAAAAAGCTATTAAGAAAGCATTGACTAAGGCTACTGATTTAAGCTTTAATATGATTGTTGTTGATGGTGATGAAAGTACCAATGATACTTGCATGATGTTGGCGAATGGATCTTCTGGTGTTGATGTTGAAACAGACAGTGGAATAGACCCGAATTTCCAAGAAGGTCTTAATCATATCTGTATTAATTTGGCTAAAAAAATGGCTCGTGATGGTGAGGGCGCATCCAAATTCATTGAAGCAAATGTTAAAGGTGCAGAATCATTTGATGATGCGAAACTCGCTGCTAAAGCAATTGTAACATCTCCATTATTCAAGTCTGCAGTATTTGGTGGTGATCCTAACTGGGGTAGGATTGTTTCAGCCATAGGTTATTCTGGCAGTGAATTAAATCCAGATATTGTAACTATTGCAATCGCTGATGATGAAGATGAGGTTGACCTTGTTCGCAAAGGTGAAATTCTGGCTTTTGATGGAACCACTTATTTGGAACGTGCAGAAAAGATAATGCAGTCTAAAAATGTCACTGTTAAAATTAACATGTTTTTAGGTGATGGTGAGGCTACTGCATGGGGTTGTGATTTAACATATGATTATGTTAAAATCAATGCAGAATACACTACATAA
- a CDS encoding class I SAM-dependent methyltransferase, protein MKMPANGHRAHGFSSEFFLDSNEIIDELNLNGSEIIMDAGCGDGHIAIKLLDEYIDSGKVYAVDIYDASIEDMEKYKLENNVDNLINIEADITKGIEEIDDKTLDVILMVNVFHGFTASRTVDEAISEFSRLIKDDGKIAIMDYKKWDVPKGPPTQVRSSPDELEEIFAKHNLKMTYLNEEIGEDIPQGKSHFFIVFEKE, encoded by the coding sequence ATGAAGATGCCAGCAAATGGACATAGAGCACATGGATTTTCAAGTGAATTCTTTTTAGATTCAAATGAAATAATTGATGAATTGAATCTTAACGGTTCAGAAATTATAATGGACGCAGGATGTGGTGACGGACATATTGCAATTAAGCTATTGGATGAATATATTGATTCCGGTAAAGTTTATGCAGTAGATATTTATGATGCTTCAATTGAAGATATGGAAAAATATAAATTAGAAAACAATGTAGATAATTTAATTAATATTGAAGCAGATATTACCAAAGGTATTGAAGAAATTGACGATAAAACATTGGATGTAATTTTGATGGTAAATGTTTTTCATGGATTCACTGCTTCAAGAACAGTCGATGAAGCAATAAGTGAATTTTCCCGTTTGATTAAGGATGATGGTAAGATAGCCATCATGGATTATAAAAAATGGGATGTTCCTAAAGGGCCTCCAACTCAAGTAAGAAGTTCTCCTGATGAACTTGAAGAGATATTTGCAAAGCATAATCTAAAAATGACTTACTTAAATGAAGAGATTGGAGAAGATATTCCTCAGGGAAAATCACATTTCTTCATTGTCTTTGAAAAGGAGTAA
- a CDS encoding 2-C-methyl-D-erythritol 4-phosphate cytidylyltransferase — translation MIFAAILAGGIGSRMGETDTPKQFLTLGDKPVIVHTIEKFAINSKFDKIIVLSPKNFINYTNDLIKEYFGDNNNLVVLEGGKTRNDTLINAIEYINDNFDIDDDSIIVTHDSVRPFVTHRIIEDNIKAAKEFGACDTVVPATDTIVESVDSKLIKNIPIRDNYYQGQTPQSFKINKLSELVNSLSESESNILTDACKIFVLKNEDVYLVDGEITNIKITYPYDLKLANTILKEI, via the coding sequence ATGATTTTTGCAGCTATATTGGCAGGCGGAATTGGATCAAGAATGGGTGAAACAGACACTCCAAAGCAATTTTTGACATTGGGTGATAAGCCGGTCATTGTTCATACAATCGAAAAGTTCGCAATTAATTCTAAATTTGATAAGATTATTGTTTTGTCTCCAAAAAACTTTATCAACTACACAAATGATTTAATAAAAGAGTATTTTGGTGATAATAATAACCTTGTTGTTTTGGAAGGTGGAAAAACAAGGAATGATACATTGATAAATGCAATTGAGTATATTAATGATAATTTTGATATCGATGATGATTCAATAATTGTTACTCATGATTCTGTACGTCCATTTGTCACTCACCGCATAATTGAGGATAATATAAAAGCTGCAAAAGAATTTGGTGCATGCGATACTGTTGTTCCAGCTACAGACACTATTGTGGAAAGTGTTGATTCTAAATTGATTAAAAATATTCCTATTAGAGATAACTATTATCAGGGTCAGACTCCACAAAGCTTCAAAATAAATAAGTTGTCTGAATTAGTAAATAGTTTATCTGAAAGCGAAAGCAATATTTTAACTGATGCATGTAAAATATTTGTTCTTAAAAATGAAGATGTATATCTGGTTGATGGTGAAATAACAAATATTAAAATTACATATCCTTATGATTTGAAATTAGCTAATACAATTTTAAAGGAAATCTAG
- a CDS encoding alcohol dehydrogenase catalytic domain-containing protein, which produces MINIIYRLKYPKFFEESIDNIELDGVVVRPTYLSICKADQRYYQGSRPPEVLSQKLPMALIHEAVGEVVHDSKSVFDSGDNVVMIPNTPMGSDCYRANYSTLSKFRGSGFDGFTSDLVSLNHDRVVRLPDNFDLRVSSFIELMTVAYQGIMKFKEFKKASCGVLGVWGDGNLGYITALFLKEICHDSEIVVFGKHMENLNLFSFADKVYMINDVPEGFKIDHGFECVGSAASQSAIEQIINLINPQGTINLFGVSEYPIPINTRMVLEKGLTLQGNSRSEREDFEGVVSILQNNPNLFDYLSKLITNVCEIKSIDDLKKSFDRDYISDFGKTILKWEI; this is translated from the coding sequence ATGATTAATATTATTTATAGATTGAAATATCCAAAATTCTTTGAAGAATCAATTGATAATATTGAATTGGATGGTGTGGTTGTGCGACCGACTTATCTGTCAATATGTAAGGCAGACCAAAGGTATTATCAAGGTTCAAGACCTCCCGAAGTCCTCTCACAGAAACTGCCTATGGCTTTAATTCATGAGGCTGTCGGTGAAGTGGTTCATGACAGTAAATCTGTATTCGATTCTGGAGATAATGTTGTCATGATTCCCAATACTCCAATGGGCAGTGATTGTTATCGTGCTAATTATTCTACTTTATCTAAATTTAGAGGAAGTGGATTTGATGGTTTTACAAGTGATTTGGTTAGTTTAAATCATGACAGGGTAGTTAGGCTTCCGGATAATTTTGATTTAAGGGTTTCATCATTCATTGAATTAATGACTGTTGCTTATCAGGGAATAATGAAGTTTAAAGAATTTAAAAAGGCATCCTGTGGTGTGCTGGGTGTTTGGGGAGATGGAAATCTAGGTTATATCACTGCATTATTTTTAAAAGAGATTTGTCATGATAGTGAAATTGTTGTTTTTGGAAAGCATATGGAAAATTTAAACCTGTTTTCATTTGCAGATAAGGTTTACATGATTAATGATGTTCCTGAAGGTTTTAAAATAGACCATGGATTTGAATGTGTTGGTTCTGCTGCTTCACAATCTGCGATTGAACAAATTATTAATCTGATTAATCCTCAAGGAACAATAAACTTGTTTGGTGTAAGTGAATATCCAATACCAATAAATACACGTATGGTGTTGGAAAAGGGATTGACATTGCAGGGAAATAGCCGATCTGAAAGGGAAGATTTCGAAGGTGTTGTCAGCATCCTTCAAAATAATCCTAATCTTTTTGATTACTTGTCTAAATTAATTACAAATGTCTGTGAAATTAAATCCATTGATGACTTGAAAAAATCATTTGACAGGGATTATATTTCAGACTTTGGAAAAACCATATTGAAATGGGAAATTTAG
- a CDS encoding SAP domain-containing protein, which yields MSEQKLEIFNVLNFLNSGYELEDILKEGNFGTFPSAEDCINYLVENGYLSGEGETISAESISKKYTVAQLKELLKENGLKVSGKKQELVERLLPVLGESSGDYELTEKAKEFIEENQWIDLYMFALVAFRFDDYETYVKASAEDDVQTALKFCDEIISRALMSNQFLVFIDALSAKAHVYAYDGDYESFLDYDLQRFILGLNPIMDLDAQTYASYDIINAANVINLKNVTERFNFGSLKKRFDQIWAKSHIKSITVPKKTSYKFLQKALSGADIEELNFDLREKYFNKKYGI from the coding sequence GTGAGTGAACAAAAACTAGAGATATTTAATGTTTTGAATTTTTTGAATAGTGGTTATGAACTTGAAGATATTTTAAAAGAGGGAAATTTTGGAACTTTTCCATCAGCTGAAGATTGCATCAATTATTTAGTTGAAAATGGCTATCTTTCTGGTGAAGGGGAAACTATTAGTGCTGAAAGCATTTCTAAAAAATATACTGTAGCTCAATTAAAAGAATTATTAAAGGAAAATGGTTTAAAAGTTTCAGGTAAAAAACAAGAGCTTGTTGAAAGATTATTGCCTGTTTTAGGTGAAAGTTCCGGAGATTATGAGTTAACTGAAAAGGCAAAGGAATTCATTGAAGAAAATCAATGGATAGATTTATACATGTTTGCACTTGTTGCATTCAGATTTGATGACTATGAAACCTATGTTAAGGCATCAGCTGAAGATGATGTTCAGACTGCTTTAAAATTCTGTGATGAAATCATCTCAAGAGCATTAATGTCAAATCAATTTTTAGTATTTATTGATGCATTGTCTGCAAAAGCTCATGTTTATGCATATGATGGCGATTATGAATCATTCCTTGACTATGACTTGCAAAGATTTATCTTAGGATTGAATCCGATTATGGATTTGGATGCACAAACTTATGCGTCATATGATATTATTAATGCAGCAAATGTAATCAATTTAAAAAATGTTACTGAACGATTTAATTTTGGCAGTTTGAAGAAAAGGTTTGATCAAATCTGGGCAAAATCACACATCAAATCTATTACTGTGCCTAAAAAGACTTCTTATAAATTTTTACAAAAAGCGCTTTCTGGTGCAGACATTGAAGAGTTAAACTTCGATTTAAGAGAAAAATACTTTAATAAAAAATATGGAATTTAG
- a CDS encoding DUF998 domain-containing protein: MKTKVAGILFIIGSLYYLIAEAISATFFKASLINTYVFHTISELGIPNANSPLFWLMNSAFILIGLTLIFGNFYRLKDYIIKNKTIFYIFTLITSIGVIIVGFIHGGNPLTSGYHTLGAVMAILGGNILLVFISKSMGEFQYYQKITFTLGMIGIIVFWIMFFIMGNDYMPIFERLSVYTLIVWSFITGIYLIREN; the protein is encoded by the coding sequence ATGAAAACTAAAGTTGCCGGAATTTTATTTATCATTGGTAGTTTATACTATTTAATTGCTGAAGCTATTTCTGCAACTTTTTTTAAAGCTTCATTAATCAATACTTATGTGTTCCATACCATTTCTGAGTTGGGGATTCCAAATGCAAATTCCCCTTTATTCTGGCTGATGAACTCTGCATTTATTTTAATCGGCTTGACTTTAATATTTGGAAATTTTTATAGATTGAAGGATTATATTATTAAAAACAAGACTATTTTTTATATTTTTACTTTGATAACATCAATTGGAGTTATTATTGTTGGTTTCATTCATGGTGGAAATCCTTTAACTTCTGGATATCACACATTGGGTGCGGTAATGGCAATCTTGGGTGGAAATATCTTGCTTGTTTTTATTTCTAAATCAATGGGTGAATTTCAATATTATCAAAAAATTACCTTTACTTTAGGTATGATTGGTATTATTGTATTTTGGATAATGTTTTTTATTATGGGTAATGATTATATGCCTATATTTGAAAGATTATCCGTTTATACATTGATTGTTTGGTCTTTTATTACAGGTATTTATTTAATTAGGGAAAATTAA
- a CDS encoding reductive dehalogenase domain-containing protein has product MSEMNNLKDYLIKLGTSKVGFANVEGLASEFTSLPNGISLVLKLPKQAMYFLNEEDYKSYWKCFHDQIGKLTKIAMNGEEYIKNLGYDAFALTMTRNECDMEKLLSILPYKTIATKSGLGWIGRSALFVTPEYGSAVALGAILTDMPVEFGNPITDSECDDCTNCQDACPVNAINPQKWNDRLNREDIIDIETCKDYIIDQYKAGLGCTKCMSECKLTQEYLKKE; this is encoded by the coding sequence ATGTCTGAAATGAATAATCTTAAAGATTACCTTATCAAGTTGGGAACAAGTAAAGTTGGATTCGCGAATGTTGAAGGTCTTGCAAGTGAATTCACAAGTCTACCCAATGGAATTAGCCTTGTTTTAAAACTCCCAAAGCAAGCAATGTATTTCTTAAACGAAGAAGATTATAAATCATATTGGAAATGTTTTCACGACCAAATTGGAAAATTGACCAAAATCGCCATGAACGGAGAAGAATACATTAAAAATCTTGGTTATGATGCATTTGCATTGACAATGACACGAAATGAATGTGATATGGAAAAATTACTAAGCATTTTGCCATATAAAACAATAGCTACAAAATCAGGACTTGGATGGATTGGAAGGTCTGCATTATTCGTTACCCCAGAATACGGTTCAGCAGTTGCACTTGGAGCAATATTGACTGATATGCCTGTTGAATTTGGAAACCCCATTACCGATTCAGAATGTGATGACTGCACTAACTGTCAAGATGCATGCCCCGTTAATGCAATAAATCCCCAAAAATGGAATGACCGTTTAAATAGGGAAGACATTATTGATATTGAAACCTGCAAAGACTACATTATTGATCAATACAAGGCGGGGTTAGGCTGTACAAAATGCATGAGTGAATGTAAGCTCACACAAGAATATTTAAAAAAAGAATAA
- the argB gene encoding acetylglutamate kinase, with protein MNEIDVLIEALPYIKKFHNKKILIKYGGHAMIDDEAMTSTARDTVLLKYVGMKPLIVHGGGPEISRSMDKLGKEPKFIQGLRVTDEETMEIIEMVLAGKISTEIVSELIKHDGDAISLSGKDSSLIYAHKKGSSKIEGIEEEVDLGLVGEVDQINSDLLEMLVDNNYIPVISPIGIAEDGTSLNLNADTAAGEVASSVGAEKLIILTDVPGVLRDPSDPSTLIQKIRISEIPQLIEEGIISGGMIPKIETCVKAIENGVKSCHIIDGRKEHAMLYEIFTTNGIGTMIFE; from the coding sequence ATGAATGAAATTGATGTATTGATTGAAGCTTTACCTTACATTAAAAAGTTTCATAATAAAAAGATTTTAATCAAATATGGTGGACATGCTATGATTGATGATGAGGCAATGACTTCCACCGCCCGTGATACAGTATTGCTTAAGTATGTTGGGATGAAACCGCTCATTGTTCATGGTGGAGGTCCGGAAATCTCCCGTTCTATGGATAAGTTAGGAAAAGAACCAAAATTTATCCAAGGTTTAAGAGTAACTGATGAAGAAACAATGGAAATTATTGAAATGGTGCTTGCGGGTAAAATAAGTACTGAAATTGTTTCAGAATTAATCAAGCATGATGGTGATGCAATAAGTTTATCAGGTAAGGATTCCAGTTTGATTTATGCTCATAAAAAAGGATCAAGTAAAATCGAGGGTATTGAAGAAGAGGTTGATTTAGGTTTGGTTGGTGAAGTTGACCAAATTAACTCTGATTTGCTTGAAATGTTAGTAGATAATAATTATATTCCTGTTATATCTCCAATTGGTATTGCAGAAGATGGAACTAGCCTTAACTTAAATGCAGATACTGCTGCAGGTGAAGTTGCAAGTTCTGTGGGTGCTGAAAAGTTAATTATTTTAACTGATGTTCCTGGTGTCTTAAGAGACCCTTCAGATCCTAGCACATTAATTCAAAAAATCAGAATCAGTGAAATACCTCAATTAATTGAAGAGGGCATTATTTCCGGTGGAATGATTCCTAAAATCGAAACCTGTGTCAAAGCTATTGAAAATGGTGTAAAATCTTGCCATATCATTGACGGACGTAAGGAGCATGCAATGTTGTATGAAATCTTTACTACAAATGGTATCGGTACAATGATTTTTGAATAG
- a CDS encoding class I adenylate-forming enzyme family protein, translating to MLNITTFLDANSQRLDKKVLFNPKTGEKYTSREILSIVSEIGRNLKALEIHKGDRIIIYLNNSCEYLFSLFAVWRIGAIAIPTNRVFTASELEYIITDSQAKLMITDDDAKDLIDINTYIPQNLNDFKDCEVLDARDTDWDDLCQLQYTSGTTGKPKGAMLTHGNYFTAIHNECDVLTLKQDDVFLGIYPMAHVGLSWAIAALRAAAYYILIEQFNFDEYIELCEKEKVTVLTGMPPVIHSLTTMDKSKELTSVREIISGGGPLHKKIWKEFHETYQIPIINAYGLSESIVIGTGTVIRPEDYREADRFESVGHPVCFSEVKIVDEIDPTKTLEKYEQGEIALRGPAIAKGYWRREKQTIESFLDDGWFLTGDIGYLDEDNRLFITDRKKDMIVMSGWKIYPTEVEEVLIKYPKLKEIAIFSIDDIHRGEMPVAAVVWKDKPDHEGLINYARENLSRYKVPRKIYDLDELPRVNGWKLLRRELRKQFQK from the coding sequence TTGTTAAACATTACCACATTTTTAGATGCAAATTCACAAAGATTAGATAAAAAAGTCTTATTCAATCCTAAAACTGGAGAAAAATATACTTCTAGAGAAATATTATCAATAGTGTCTGAAATTGGGCGTAATCTAAAAGCGCTGGAGATTCATAAAGGAGATAGAATAATTATTTATTTAAATAATTCATGTGAATATCTATTTTCACTTTTTGCAGTATGGAGAATTGGTGCAATAGCCATTCCAACAAACAGAGTATTTACTGCATCCGAATTAGAATATATAATTACTGATTCACAGGCAAAATTAATGATTACAGACGATGATGCAAAAGATTTAATTGATATCAATACATATATTCCACAAAATCTGAATGATTTTAAAGATTGTGAAGTATTGGATGCCCGCGATACTGATTGGGATGATTTATGCCAATTACAATATACTTCAGGCACAACAGGAAAGCCAAAAGGTGCAATGTTAACTCATGGAAACTATTTTACTGCAATACACAATGAATGTGATGTTTTAACCTTAAAACAGGACGATGTATTTTTAGGAATTTATCCTATGGCCCACGTTGGTCTTTCATGGGCAATAGCCGCATTAAGAGCAGCAGCGTATTATATACTAATAGAACAGTTTAATTTTGATGAATACATAGAGTTATGTGAAAAAGAAAAAGTAACTGTTTTAACAGGAATGCCTCCAGTAATCCATTCACTTACAACAATGGATAAATCAAAAGAATTAACAAGTGTCCGTGAAATCATAAGCGGAGGCGGACCTTTGCACAAAAAAATATGGAAAGAATTCCATGAAACATACCAAATCCCAATCATCAATGCTTACGGATTGTCAGAAAGTATCGTTATCGGAACAGGAACTGTAATAAGGCCGGAAGATTATCGTGAAGCAGATAGATTTGAAAGTGTAGGCCATCCAGTTTGTTTTTCTGAAGTGAAAATTGTTGATGAAATTGACCCGACAAAAACTTTAGAAAAATATGAACAAGGCGAAATTGCATTAAGAGGTCCTGCAATTGCAAAAGGATATTGGAGAAGAGAAAAACAAACTATTGAATCATTTTTAGATGATGGTTGGTTTTTAACAGGAGATATAGGGTATTTGGATGAAGATAACCGTTTATTCATTACTGACCGTAAAAAAGACATGATAGTGATGAGCGGATGGAAAATTTATCCAACAGAAGTTGAAGAAGTATTAATAAAATATCCTAAACTAAAGGAAATAGCTATTTTCAGTATTGATGATATTCACAGGGGAGAAATGCCAGTAGCTGCAGTAGTATGGAAAGATAAACCTGACCATGAAGGTTTAATCAATTATGCCCGTGAAAATTTATCTCGATATAAAGTACCTCGTAAAATTTACGATTTAGATGAGCTTCCAAGAGTAAATGGTTGGAAATTACTCAGAAGAGAATTAAGAAAACAATTTCAGAAATAA
- the aksF gene encoding homoisocitrate dehydrogenase: MYDIAIISGDGIGKEVMESAEFLLDKLDLNFNFKYGEAGFECFNKNGTTLPEETVKIAKSCDATLFGASTSTPGQPSPIINLRKKLNAYANLRPIKSYKGVKSIKDNIDFIIVRENTEGLYSQIEYGDDSQVIAERVITRKASEKISDIAFKLAKRRNKQKKVTCVHKSNVLKKTDGVFKESFYNIAKKYPEVKTEDFYVDATAMYLITNPQNFDVIVSTNLFGDILSDESAGLVGGLGLAPSGNLGDENALFEPVHGSAPDIAGKGIANPCSMILSTAMMLDYLGEKETALKINKAVENIVAKGKVLTPDLGGKAKTIEMTEAILKEVI, from the coding sequence ATGTATGATATTGCAATAATAAGTGGAGATGGAATTGGTAAAGAAGTTATGGAATCTGCGGAATTTTTACTGGACAAACTAGATTTAAATTTTAATTTTAAATATGGTGAAGCAGGTTTTGAATGTTTTAATAAAAATGGAACCACATTACCTGAAGAAACAGTTAAAATAGCAAAATCCTGTGATGCTACATTATTCGGTGCATCAACTTCAACACCAGGTCAACCAAGCCCAATAATAAATCTAAGAAAAAAACTTAATGCATATGCTAATTTAAGACCAATAAAATCATACAAAGGCGTTAAATCCATCAAAGACAATATTGACTTTATAATTGTACGTGAAAATACTGAAGGATTATATAGCCAAATCGAATATGGTGATGACAGCCAAGTAATAGCTGAAAGAGTCATAACCAGAAAAGCAAGTGAAAAAATATCCGATATTGCTTTTAAATTAGCCAAAAGGCGAAACAAACAAAAAAAAGTTACATGTGTTCATAAAAGCAATGTATTGAAAAAGACTGATGGTGTATTTAAAGAATCATTTTACAATATTGCAAAAAAGTATCCTGAAGTAAAAACAGAAGACTTTTATGTTGATGCAACTGCAATGTATCTCATCACGAATCCTCAAAACTTTGATGTTATTGTATCCACCAACTTATTTGGAGACATATTGTCTGATGAAAGTGCAGGATTAGTTGGAGGATTAGGTCTTGCGCCTTCAGGAAACCTTGGTGATGAAAATGCTTTATTTGAACCAGTGCATGGCTCAGCACCAGATATTGCAGGAAAAGGAATTGCAAACCCCTGTTCAATGATATTATCAACTGCAATGATGTTGGATTATTTGGGGGAAAAAGAAACTGCATTAAAAATAAATAAAGCTGTTGAGAACATAGTTGCCAAAGGGAAAGTATTGACCCCCGATTTAGGTGGTAAAGCCAAAACCATTGAAATGACTGAAGCTATTTTAAAAGAGGTGATTTAG
- a CDS encoding HEAT repeat domain-containing protein, producing MSEIDELIEKLNDKDDFVVEDAIGALELKGDEAVDPLISALSNRKKNIRLHAANLLGAIGDEKAIKPLILTLSDNNKLVRREASTALSRMGPAAVDPLIEVLDNPDWRVRGAAAWALGNLNDEKAIPALEKLLDDESGYVKSGAQSAIATIQRKA from the coding sequence ATGTCTGAAATAGATGAATTAATTGAAAAGTTAAATGACAAAGATGATTTTGTTGTTGAAGATGCAATTGGTGCATTAGAGCTTAAAGGTGATGAAGCCGTCGATCCATTAATTTCTGCTTTATCAAACAGAAAGAAAAACATTCGTTTACATGCTGCTAATTTATTAGGGGCTATTGGGGATGAAAAAGCTATCAAGCCATTAATCTTAACTTTAAGTGATAATAATAAATTGGTCAGAAGAGAGGCTTCTACTGCTTTAAGTCGTATGGGTCCTGCAGCAGTTGATCCTTTGATTGAAGTATTGGATAATCCTGATTGGAGAGTTAGAGGAGCAGCAGCTTGGGCTTTAGGTAACTTAAATGATGAAAAAGCTATTCCAGCACTTGAAAAATTACTTGACGATGAAAGCGGTTATGTAAAATCTGGTGCTCAAAGTGCAATAGCTACCATTCAAAGAAAAGCTTAA